Genomic DNA from Methanofollis fontis:
TGTTTAAATAGAATTATAGTAAGTGGTTTTTTGTAACCTTCAATTTCAGATTTGGAATAAACGCTCCGTTTACCGATGATTTCTATGATCTTCTCTGGGTTATCCTGTAAATAGTGGACCTTTTCAATAACGCCCAAAGATGTAATTGATTTGATGTCCTGGGACCTATAAAATAATATAAGATCTCCTTCTTTCAATTTTTTGATTTTGCTATTGGTAAGATATGCTTTTTTAATCGTGTTACCCTCTACGATGAAGTCCCCCATGGACTCATCGAATGTGAGTTGTCTGCTTCCACCATCACAATATTCGGTGAACAGACGATGATGAAATTTCGGCCTTATAGGTGCGACAAATTTATTGACATTACTTCCATCATAGAATGAGGGATAATAATCTCGCGAGATCTCTAAAGGGGTAAGTTCCTTACAATCATCGCCAGTGGGATATAATTTCTTAATGAAAACATCTTCACCCATATCGCGAGGCAACACTCCCACATGTTTGAATCCAAACTGATTTATCAGGTAAACCAGCCGATCTCCATCTTCTGTGAAATGTGTAAGATATACCTGAGAAAGATTACTTTTTGCTGCAATTCCAAAGGCGACCTTCAGTAGCAGTTCCCCTATCTTATTCCCCTCATGCGATACTTTTAATGTAGCAATTTTTAGGCGTTTCACCGACGGCTGCGGGGGATTAGAAGGGATCGGCTCCTCCTCGAATTTATAGATCATTAATGCGCCAAGGCTTCCATCATTCTTTTTGTAGTAATAACATTCACGCCCATCTCTTGCGACATTTGTAAACCATTCATCAAATTCTGGATAATCTTGCCTTAAAGTATCAAAAATAGGATCTTTTGGATCGAGATCACTTACAAAACCTTTTTTCAGCGCGAAAGGTCTGGGTACAGTTTCTGATGGCGGCAGATCCTTTTGAAAGTGTTCAATTGCTTCATAGGGGTAAAAAACCCTGTCCGATATGCCGAGATTCGAGGCTTTTAGATGGATTCCGTCGTCGTTGGTGATCAAAAAACCAACTGCATTTTTATATAGGGAGTAAAGAATCAGGTTATCAATCTCATCATTTTCACTCTTTGGCTCTCCAATTTTTTTGAAAAATTCTTCGTCTTTATCGGGTACAGGGGCATTTTCAAGAATTGGATAGGCTTCTACCTTGGAGAGAGTGATCCGTTTTCTCTCTTCGTTTCTATCCCTATGAATATCCTTTAATGATGCAGGGTGAAGCAGTACGTCTGTATGGGTCCTGCTGAGGATCTTTATCAGGTTACTGATCTCGGGAGAGACGTATCGATCGTCTTCACGGTAGATTAGAATGTTAGTATCGATTAAAACTCTCATAATATCTTACTTTTTGACAATATCCTTCATATGAATTAGATTTTTTGATTTTAGTGCCACTATACGGACTTGATTGTCTTCTCCAACTCGTACTTCAGCGTCACAAATGTCTTCATAGCTCAGATAATCACGTGTGAAAGATCTGATTTCACTTAACCCAGGGACTATTTCCCCGCATTCCTCACCCCCACGACCGCCATCACCCAGTAAAACGCGAACATCACCACCACGTACACGTTCCCGGTCACCGCCCCATACGCCACCCAGAACAGGTTCCCGATCACCCAGGCACCAAACCCACACGCCCGCACGCCAGGACTCCGCCCGGCCACCAGCACCGCTCCCGCCATCCCGAGCACCACCGCCGGCGTCTGGAGGGGGTCGAGGGGGATCATGCGATCCCCTTCTGCACATTCCAGGCCCGCACCAGGCGGGCATAACAACCCTCGCACAACCGCGTCCGGCGGTCCTCAGAAACGAACACCGCCCGCCCCTCCCCGCAGAGGGTGCAGCGCCCCAGATCGGTCGAGACCCGCGTAAACTCGGCGTGCTCCAGCACGCCCGGCAGGGGGTCCTGCAAGATCCTCTCAGCACTTCCACCGTTTTTCAGCGGGTTACGGGGGGCGGCGTCAGCCAGAGGTCCGAGGTGTGCCGCCCGTTCCCGGCGTTCTCCATGTTCCGCCGAGATTGGTGGATCGCTCTCATCATTCCGGGGTTCACACCCACACCCACACACACCCGCACCCACACCGGTCCGCTCATGTGCGTGTGTGTGTTGCTGTACTCCAGTACTGAGAGAGAGACGCGTCTCTCTATCTGTACTAGTACTAAGCGATCCAGAACCGTTCCCCACACTCTCGACCTCGCGTCCGGCGCTG
This window encodes:
- a CDS encoding PIN domain-containing protein — protein: MRVLIDTNILIYREDDRYVSPEISNLIKILSRTHTDVLLHPASLKDIHRDRNEERKRITLSKVEAYPILENAPVPDKDEEFFKKIGEPKSENDEIDNLILYSLYKNAVGFLITNDDGIHLKASNLGISDRVFYPYEAIEHFQKDLPPSETVPRPFALKKGFVSDLDPKDPIFDTLRQDYPEFDEWFTNVARDGRECYYYKKNDGSLGALMIYKFEEEPIPSNPPQPSVKRLKIATLKVSHEGNKIGELLLKVAFGIAAKSNLSQVYLTHFTEDGDRLVYLINQFGFKHVGVLPRDMGEDVFIKKLYPTGDDCKELTPLEISRDYYPSFYDGSNVNKFVAPIRPKFHHRLFTEYCDGGSRQLTFDESMGDFIVEGNTIKKAYLTNSKIKKLKEGDLILFYRSQDIKSITSLGVIEKVHYLQDNPEKIIEIIGKRSVYSKSEIEGYKKPLTIILFKHHMNLKNPVKLSVLIESSILNGQPQTIQQIDDDKFSMIKKIGEINECFTIH